Proteins encoded in a region of the Gulosibacter sediminis genome:
- a CDS encoding ABC transporter ATP-binding protein: protein MPAPVLEVRGVTREVQLPTGQMLRILRGVNLEVLPGERVAVLGRSGAGKTTLLNLLGLIDQPTSGEVLFRGQDASGLSATKLARLRGKSVGFVFQQFNLLDNRTAIENVMMPLFYGAAWQFWRRRELALAALDKVGLAHRADQLPRQLSGGEQQRVAIARAMVREPAVLLADEPTGALDVGTGHDIMATLSQLGDSTGAALITITHDLAVAALAERILVLQHGVLHERTIEQAERMLVEQVREQHEVASA from the coding sequence ATGCCCGCCCCGGTGCTCGAAGTGCGGGGCGTCACCCGCGAAGTCCAGCTGCCCACCGGCCAAATGCTGCGCATCCTGCGCGGCGTCAACCTCGAGGTGCTGCCCGGCGAGCGCGTCGCCGTGCTCGGCCGTTCCGGCGCGGGCAAGACCACGCTGCTCAACCTGCTCGGGCTCATCGACCAGCCGACGAGCGGCGAGGTGCTCTTCCGCGGCCAGGATGCGTCGGGCCTGTCGGCGACGAAACTCGCGCGGCTGCGTGGCAAGTCGGTCGGCTTCGTGTTTCAGCAGTTCAATCTGCTCGACAACCGCACGGCCATCGAGAACGTCATGATGCCGTTGTTCTATGGCGCGGCCTGGCAGTTCTGGCGGCGCCGCGAGCTCGCGCTCGCCGCCCTCGACAAGGTGGGCCTCGCCCACCGCGCCGATCAGCTCCCCCGCCAGCTCTCGGGCGGCGAGCAGCAGCGCGTCGCGATCGCCCGCGCCATGGTGCGCGAGCCCGCCGTACTCCTCGCCGACGAGCCCACGGGCGCGCTCGACGTCGGCACGGGCCACGACATCATGGCGACGCTCTCGCAGCTCGGCGACTCGACCGGCGCCGCGCTCATCACCATCACGCACGATCTCGCGGTCGCGGCACTCGCCGAGCGCATTCTCGTGCTGCAGCACGGCGTGCTCCACGAGCGCACGATCGAGCAGGCCGAACGCATGCTCGTCGAACAGGTGCGCGAGCAGCACGAGGTGGCGAGCGCATGA
- the sucD gene encoding succinate--CoA ligase subunit alpha, producing MAIFLDDKSVIIVQGITGSEGSKHATRMLEAGANVVGGTNPRKAGQTIELAGKELPIFGTVKEAMEATGANVTVIFVPPAFAKGAIVEAAEAEIPLAVAITEGIPVKDAAEAFTRVQELGKTRLIGPNCPGIITPEVSLAGITPANITGKGPIGLVSKSGTLTYQMMYELREIGISTAIGIGGDPVIGTTHIDALEAFQNDPETKAIVMIGEIGGDAEERAAEYIKANVTKPVVGYVAGFTAPEGKTMGHAGAIVTGSAGTAAAKKEALEAAGVRVGTTPTETANIMKEIFAAL from the coding sequence ATGGCAATTTTCCTCGACGACAAGTCCGTCATCATTGTCCAGGGCATCACGGGTTCGGAGGGCTCGAAGCACGCGACGCGCATGCTCGAGGCCGGCGCGAACGTCGTCGGTGGCACCAACCCCCGCAAGGCCGGTCAGACGATCGAGCTCGCGGGCAAGGAACTGCCGATCTTCGGCACCGTGAAGGAGGCCATGGAGGCCACCGGCGCGAACGTCACCGTCATCTTCGTGCCGCCGGCATTCGCCAAGGGCGCCATCGTTGAAGCGGCCGAGGCCGAGATCCCCCTCGCCGTCGCGATCACCGAGGGCATCCCGGTCAAGGACGCCGCTGAGGCGTTCACCCGCGTGCAGGAGCTCGGCAAGACGCGCCTCATCGGCCCGAACTGCCCCGGCATCATCACCCCCGAGGTGTCGCTCGCGGGCATCACCCCGGCGAACATCACCGGCAAGGGCCCGATCGGCCTCGTGTCGAAGTCGGGCACGCTGACCTACCAGATGATGTACGAGCTGCGCGAAATCGGCATCTCGACCGCCATCGGTATCGGCGGCGACCCGGTCATCGGCACCACCCACATCGACGCGCTCGAGGCGTTCCAGAACGACCCCGAGACCAAGGCCATCGTCATGATCGGTGAGATCGGTGGCGACGCTGAAGAGCGCGCGGCCGAGTACATCAAGGCGAACGTCACCAAGCCGGTCGTCGGCTACGTGGCGGGCTTCACCGCGCCCGAGGGCAAGACCATGGGCCACGCTGGCGCCATCGTCACCGGTTCGGCTGGCACGGCCGCCGCGAAGAAGGAGGCCCTCGAGGCCGCCGGCGTTCGCGTGGGCACCACCCCGACCGAGACGGCGAACATCATGAAGGAAATCTTCGCCGCCCTTTAG
- the sucC gene encoding ADP-forming succinate--CoA ligase subunit beta: MDLFEYQARDLFEAHGVPVLKGIVADTPEDVKAAAEQLGGVTVVKAQVKVGGRGKAGGVKVAKTADDAFEAAKSILGLDIKGHVVERVMVAEGADIKEEFYFSVLLDRANRNYLAMCSVEGGMEIEQLAEERPEALARVAVDPIVGIDEAKAREIAEAAGFSAELVEKVVPVFQKLYEVYVGEDATLVEVNPLVLTGEGNIIALDGKVTLDDNAEFRHEAHEALRVAAGGLDPLEEKAKEHDLNYVKLDGQVGIIGNGAGLVMSTLDVVAGAGEKHGNVKPANFLDIGGGASAEVMAAGLDVILGDEQVKSVFVNVFGGITACDAVANGIVGALQQLGDAATKPLVVRLDGNNVEEGRAILADFNHPLVTVVATMDEAADKAAELANA; encoded by the coding sequence GTGGATCTTTTCGAGTATCAGGCGCGCGACCTGTTCGAGGCACACGGTGTTCCGGTGCTGAAGGGCATCGTCGCCGACACCCCCGAAGACGTGAAGGCAGCTGCTGAGCAGCTCGGCGGCGTGACCGTCGTCAAGGCGCAGGTCAAGGTTGGCGGCCGCGGCAAGGCCGGCGGCGTGAAGGTCGCGAAGACCGCCGACGACGCGTTCGAGGCCGCCAAGAGCATCCTCGGGCTCGACATCAAGGGCCACGTCGTTGAGCGTGTCATGGTCGCCGAGGGCGCCGACATCAAGGAGGAGTTCTACTTCTCGGTGCTCCTCGACCGCGCGAACCGCAACTACCTCGCCATGTGCTCGGTTGAGGGTGGCATGGAGATCGAGCAGCTCGCCGAAGAGCGCCCCGAGGCCCTCGCCCGCGTTGCGGTCGACCCCATCGTCGGCATCGACGAGGCCAAGGCGCGCGAGATCGCCGAGGCCGCTGGCTTCTCGGCCGAGCTCGTCGAGAAGGTCGTGCCCGTCTTCCAGAAGCTCTACGAGGTGTACGTTGGCGAAGACGCCACGCTCGTCGAGGTGAACCCGCTCGTGCTCACCGGTGAGGGCAACATCATTGCGCTCGACGGCAAGGTCACGCTCGACGACAACGCCGAGTTCCGCCATGAGGCACACGAAGCGCTTCGCGTCGCGGCCGGTGGCCTCGACCCGCTCGAGGAGAAGGCCAAGGAGCACGACCTCAACTACGTCAAGCTCGACGGCCAGGTGGGCATCATCGGTAACGGTGCCGGCCTCGTCATGTCGACCCTCGACGTCGTCGCTGGCGCCGGCGAGAAGCACGGCAACGTAAAGCCCGCGAACTTCCTCGACATCGGTGGTGGCGCCTCGGCTGAGGTCATGGCTGCCGGTCTCGACGTCATCCTCGGCGACGAGCAGGTCAAGAGCGTGTTCGTCAACGTTTTCGGTGGCATCACCGCGTGCGACGCTGTCGCGAACGGCATCGTCGGCGCCCTGCAGCAGCTCGGCGACGCCGCCACCAAGCCGCTCGTTGTGCGCCTCGACGGCAACAACGTCGAAGAGGGTCGCGCGATCCTCGCTGACTTCAACCACCCGCTTGTCACCGTCGTGGCGACCATGGACGAGGCCGCCGACAAGGCCGCCGAACTCGCGAACGCCTAG
- a CDS encoding DUF3054 domain-containing protein: protein MSDAPARPPIYPFVLTDAVLVIAFAAIGRSSHGEALGVLDILGTAWPFLAALLLSWVIVRLTDRDHSRVWPAGVLIWAVTVSSGLALRILFGDTAAPAFIIVATITLAVFLLVPRLVWQLFRRRHRTPAANTEM, encoded by the coding sequence ATGTCCGACGCCCCCGCTCGCCCACCGATTTATCCCTTCGTGCTCACCGACGCCGTGCTCGTGATTGCCTTCGCCGCGATCGGTCGCTCGTCACATGGCGAGGCGCTCGGCGTGCTCGACATCCTCGGCACCGCGTGGCCGTTCCTCGCGGCGCTGCTACTGAGCTGGGTCATTGTGCGGCTGACCGACCGCGACCACTCGAGGGTGTGGCCTGCCGGCGTGCTCATCTGGGCCGTGACCGTGTCGAGCGGACTTGCCCTGCGCATCCTCTTCGGTGACACCGCCGCGCCCGCTTTCATCATCGTCGCGACGATCACCCTCGCGGTGTTTCTTCTCGTGCCCCGGCTTGTGTGGCAGCTCTTCCGTCGGCGACACCGCACGCCCGCAGCGAACACTGAGATGTAG
- a CDS encoding glycerophosphodiester phosphodiesterase family protein, with amino-acid sequence MAQRMPWLIGHRGAPAYLPEHTAASYALAISQGADAVEPDLVPSADGVLVVRHEPVLDDTTDVAEHPEFAALRREATRDAAAGWYAEDFTWAQLQTLRAVERLPELRPASAAHSGEQGLLRLRDLVLLIDEAATARGRDCTLVLELKWDTWMRARGFRFEELLVRELEPVRSARCLQGARIESFEVSALDRLCGSALVRELDARLVVLVEDEPWLRPGSGEEGPERCTDEGLDDAAYRYDGISVRTTLLDADLVDRAHARGLEVFTYTLRAEAPFVPPEFAGRPFDYWRALAATGVDGVFADDPGACRAALGGAPQLGSDAPVAGEVSAA; translated from the coding sequence ATGGCACAGCGCATGCCGTGGCTCATCGGCCACCGCGGGGCTCCCGCATACCTCCCCGAACACACCGCCGCCAGCTACGCGCTCGCGATCTCGCAGGGTGCCGATGCGGTGGAGCCCGACCTCGTGCCGTCGGCCGACGGCGTGCTGGTGGTGCGCCACGAGCCGGTGCTCGACGACACGACCGACGTTGCCGAGCATCCCGAGTTCGCGGCGCTGCGTCGCGAGGCGACGCGCGACGCGGCGGCGGGCTGGTACGCCGAGGACTTCACGTGGGCCCAGCTGCAGACGCTGCGCGCCGTCGAGCGCCTGCCCGAGCTGCGCCCCGCATCCGCCGCCCATTCGGGGGAGCAGGGGCTGCTGCGCCTGCGCGACCTTGTGCTGCTCATCGACGAGGCGGCGACCGCTCGCGGGCGCGATTGCACGCTCGTGCTCGAGCTGAAGTGGGATACCTGGATGCGCGCGCGCGGCTTCCGCTTCGAAGAGCTGCTCGTGCGCGAGCTTGAGCCCGTGCGCTCGGCGCGCTGCCTGCAGGGCGCGCGCATCGAGAGCTTCGAGGTGTCGGCGCTCGACCGCCTCTGCGGCTCGGCCCTCGTGCGCGAGCTTGATGCGCGCCTCGTCGTGCTCGTCGAGGACGAGCCGTGGCTGCGGCCGGGATCGGGCGAGGAGGGGCCTGAACGGTGCACTGACGAGGGCCTCGACGACGCCGCCTACCGCTACGACGGCATCTCGGTGCGCACGACGCTGCTCGACGCCGACCTTGTCGACCGGGCACATGCGCGCGGCCTCGAGGTGTTCACTTACACCCTGCGCGCCGAGGCGCCGTTCGTGCCGCCGGAGTTCGCGGGCAGGCCGTTCGACTACTGGCGTGCGCTCGCCGCGACCGGGGTCGATGGCGTGTTCGCCGACGACCCTGGGGCCTGTCGCGCCGCGCTCGGCGGGGCGCCACAGCTCGGCTCGGATGCGCCGGTCGCGGGCGAGGTCTCGGCCGCCTGA
- a CDS encoding ABC transporter permease, which produces MSKPKRDNTPGDGATNVVATLVDAWHELRVNRLRILLALVGIAVAVIGLTGALGVGQLLTDLQTETAERSGGRTANVVAEGQTTPAVVDRLSRLPDDFGVTKHALSATTEATVWTPSAQIPVSLTAVEPDYGEIYRTVVEQGRFLEDSDADLLAPALVVNNKLWQALGSPDLATQPRVEFVGGGNSQAFTIVGVSPNTSEFDSPIAWMLYDQLSLVPGTAAAQGSTTLSMWVPEEISDQLAAQLNEQLSASNIMVYRGDWAAQMGDSTAFIRWFVIGAAVGMFLLGALGLVNINLVTMQHRVREIGIRRSYGATSARIFFGVLLESMVATFLAGVVGVVLTVAILQSSWLQGLLQSAGLYEPRPFPISAVLIGLAAATLVGALAGALPALKATRVQIVDAIRY; this is translated from the coding sequence ATGAGCAAGCCGAAGCGAGACAACACCCCGGGCGACGGGGCGACAAACGTCGTCGCGACCCTCGTCGACGCCTGGCACGAGCTGCGCGTCAATCGCCTGCGCATCCTGCTCGCCCTCGTCGGCATCGCCGTCGCGGTGATCGGCCTCACCGGCGCCCTCGGCGTCGGGCAGCTGCTCACCGACTTGCAGACCGAAACTGCCGAGCGTTCGGGCGGCCGCACCGCAAACGTCGTCGCCGAGGGGCAGACGACGCCCGCGGTCGTCGACCGCCTGAGCCGCCTGCCCGACGACTTCGGCGTGACGAAGCACGCGCTCTCGGCGACGACCGAGGCAACGGTGTGGACGCCGAGCGCCCAGATCCCTGTCTCGCTCACCGCGGTCGAGCCCGACTACGGCGAGATTTACCGCACGGTCGTCGAACAGGGCAGGTTCCTTGAAGACTCCGACGCCGACCTGCTCGCCCCCGCGCTCGTAGTCAACAACAAGCTCTGGCAGGCGCTCGGCAGCCCCGACCTCGCGACCCAGCCGCGGGTCGAGTTTGTCGGGGGCGGCAACAGCCAGGCATTCACGATCGTCGGCGTCTCGCCCAACACGAGCGAGTTCGACTCACCGATCGCCTGGATGCTCTACGACCAGCTCTCGCTCGTGCCCGGCACGGCCGCGGCGCAGGGCTCGACGACCCTCTCGATGTGGGTGCCCGAGGAGATCTCCGATCAGCTCGCGGCGCAGCTCAACGAGCAGCTCAGCGCGAGCAACATCATGGTCTACCGCGGCGACTGGGCCGCCCAGATGGGTGACTCCACTGCGTTCATCCGGTGGTTCGTCATCGGCGCGGCCGTCGGCATGTTCCTGCTCGGCGCGCTCGGCCTCGTGAACATCAACCTGGTCACGATGCAGCACCGCGTGCGCGAGATCGGCATTCGCCGCAGCTACGGCGCGACCTCGGCGCGCATCTTCTTCGGGGTGCTGCTCGAGTCGATGGTCGCGACCTTCCTCGCCGGCGTCGTCGGCGTCGTGCTCACCGTCGCGATCCTGCAAAGCTCGTGGCTGCAGGGGCTGCTGCAGTCGGCGGGACTCTACGAGCCGCGGCCATTCCCGATCTCGGCAGTGCTCATCGGCCTCGCCGCGGCGACCCTCGTCGGCGCCCTCGCGGGCGCGCTGCCCGCGCTTAAGGCGACCCGCGTGCAGATCGTCGACGCGATCCGCTACTAG
- a CDS encoding Bax inhibitor-1/YccA family protein: MSSSALQRNPYFNGEYQRRNQHSGVAQNAQAQFNQAYGNPQTGQQYGQQQYGQQRYGQQQAQGYQQAYGQQQAYGQQPQFQQPAPSPEQLNRQYDMPSPSNDQLDRMTMEDTIAKTAGMFGVLLVAAALTWFTVLAAPAVGYGLTVAGSIGAFVLALVMTFRREPSPVLTTIFTIAEGLVVGGFSSILEQVYPGIVLQATLATLVVIGVTLALFSSGKVRTSPKLTKFVMIVMISYAAFSLVNFILQVTGVVSDPWGLRTSVEIFGIPLGVIVGILAVLMGAYMLIMDFEFIQNGVKSGAPRKYGWVAAYSLISTVVFIYIEILRLIAIFRGND, translated from the coding sequence ATGTCGAGCTCTGCACTTCAGCGGAACCCGTACTTCAATGGCGAATACCAGCGACGAAACCAGCACTCGGGCGTAGCCCAGAATGCACAGGCGCAGTTTAACCAGGCGTACGGCAACCCCCAGACCGGTCAGCAGTACGGCCAGCAGCAGTACGGCCAGCAGCGGTACGGCCAGCAGCAGGCTCAGGGCTACCAGCAGGCCTATGGGCAGCAGCAGGCGTACGGCCAGCAGCCCCAATTCCAGCAGCCGGCGCCAAGCCCCGAGCAGCTGAACCGCCAGTACGACATGCCGTCGCCGTCGAACGACCAGCTCGACCGCATGACGATGGAAGACACCATCGCGAAGACCGCTGGCATGTTCGGCGTGCTGCTCGTTGCGGCCGCCCTCACCTGGTTTACCGTGCTCGCGGCACCGGCCGTCGGCTACGGCCTCACCGTCGCGGGGAGCATCGGCGCGTTTGTGCTCGCGCTCGTGATGACCTTCCGTCGCGAGCCGTCGCCCGTGCTCACGACGATCTTCACGATCGCCGAAGGCCTCGTCGTCGGTGGCTTCTCGTCGATCCTCGAACAGGTCTACCCGGGCATCGTGCTGCAGGCCACGCTCGCGACCCTCGTCGTCATCGGCGTGACCCTCGCCCTGTTCAGCTCGGGCAAGGTTCGCACCTCGCCGAAGCTCACGAAGTTCGTGATGATCGTGATGATCTCCTACGCGGCCTTCTCGCTCGTGAACTTCATCCTGCAGGTCACCGGCGTCGTCAGCGACCCCTGGGGTCTGCGCACGAGCGTCGAGATCTTCGGCATTCCGCTCGGCGTCATCGTCGGTATCCTCGCGGTGCTCATGGGCGCCTACATGCTCATCATGGACTTCGAGTTCATCCAGAACGGCGTGAAGTCGGGTGCCCCGCGCAAGTACGGCTGGGTCGCCGCCTACTCGCTCATCTCGACCGTCGTGTTCATCTATATCGAGATCCTGCGACTCATCGCGATCTTCCGCGGCAACGACTAG
- a CDS encoding efflux RND transporter periplasmic adaptor subunit, with protein sequence MPNSPAPAGSNDPFEPLTNPEHSEARDGYYDAVEEEASGASASARPSKPAKQPRARRPKGRARKAIFGTVWLVVGVVAAASLAKLAFFSNDTAEQAEPTGQLESPTVEVTRGSVTNEFVVSGSVSADAGVPQRSTEQGSVTIVYVKVGDHVEYGQPLYELREEVGQTDPQPVGEPDEETGEQEMTSPEPVYEYHTVTATETGVLTEFTPLAKMDVTIGETIGEVGPGTFTVVADLSADLQYRMLDAPATATVAITGGPAPFECTSLEIGAPADDGETPSTAVDPYADPYADPYADVTGGSTSVTGQVRCAVPDGETVFAGLSAEVTVVADGVDDALLVPTTAVRGDYATGLVYVVDAPGGEPQEVAVELGITDGMFVEITSGLEEGAIVLEYVPSEVPMYSDDMSGVY encoded by the coding sequence ATGCCGAATTCGCCCGCGCCCGCTGGCTCCAACGACCCGTTCGAGCCACTCACGAATCCTGAGCATTCCGAGGCGCGCGATGGGTACTACGACGCGGTCGAGGAGGAGGCGAGCGGCGCATCCGCCTCGGCGAGGCCGAGCAAGCCGGCGAAGCAGCCCAGGGCACGCCGCCCGAAGGGCCGCGCCCGCAAGGCGATCTTCGGCACGGTCTGGCTTGTCGTCGGCGTCGTCGCCGCGGCATCGCTCGCGAAGCTCGCGTTCTTCTCGAACGACACGGCCGAGCAGGCCGAGCCCACCGGCCAGCTCGAGTCGCCGACCGTCGAGGTAACGCGCGGCAGCGTCACCAACGAGTTCGTCGTCAGCGGCTCGGTCTCGGCCGATGCCGGGGTACCGCAGCGCTCGACCGAGCAGGGCTCGGTCACGATCGTCTACGTCAAGGTCGGCGACCACGTCGAGTACGGCCAGCCCCTGTACGAACTGCGCGAAGAGGTCGGGCAGACCGACCCGCAGCCCGTCGGCGAACCCGACGAAGAGACCGGCGAGCAAGAAATGACCTCCCCCGAGCCGGTGTACGAATATCACACGGTAACCGCGACCGAGACGGGCGTGCTCACCGAGTTCACGCCGCTGGCAAAGATGGACGTCACCATCGGCGAAACCATCGGCGAGGTCGGCCCAGGAACCTTCACGGTCGTCGCCGACCTCTCGGCCGACCTGCAGTACCGGATGCTCGACGCGCCCGCGACCGCAACCGTCGCGATCACCGGCGGTCCGGCGCCGTTCGAGTGCACCTCGCTCGAGATTGGTGCGCCGGCCGACGACGGCGAAACCCCGTCCACTGCGGTCGATCCGTATGCCGACCCCTACGCGGATCCCTACGCCGACGTCACCGGCGGCTCGACCTCGGTCACCGGCCAGGTGCGCTGCGCCGTGCCCGACGGCGAGACGGTGTTCGCCGGCCTGAGCGCCGAGGTCACCGTCGTCGCCGACGGCGTCGATGACGCCCTGCTCGTGCCGACCACCGCCGTGCGCGGCGACTACGCGACCGGCCTCGTCTACGTCGTGGATGCGCCGGGCGGCGAGCCGCAGGAGGTCGCGGTCGAGCTCGGCATTACCGACGGCATGTTCGTCGAGATCACCTCAGGCCTCGAGGAGGGCGCGATCGTACTCGAATATGTGCCGAGCGAAGTGCCGATGTACAGCGACGACATGAGCGGGGTCTACTAA
- a CDS encoding ATP-dependent helicase has product MTYLSYDPIPADLVDGLNPPQRAAVEYRGDALLIIAGAGSGKTRVLTHRIAGLIATREAWPSQILAITFTNKAAAEMRERVGHLLGETVQGMWISTFHSACVRILRREAEKFGYPQGFTIYDSADSKALVKRIVKALEAESLGVTPSHALNRISALKNELIDPDGFARKVDASNPRDQLVLEIYRQYQRELERNRAFDFDDLITQTVWLFRAFPDIAALYRRRFRHVLVDEYQDTNHAQYALIRELTHVTPAQHVPADTRIELAADGSIPPASLTVVGDSDQSIYAFRGADIRNITEFEHDFPGAETILLEQNYRSTQNILDAANAVIGNNFDRREKSLWTAEGAGQQIVGFAGFSAHDEAQFVADEIHKLHDSGTNFNDIAVFYRTNAQTRALEEILIRSAVPYRLIGGTKFYERAEVKDILAYLLSVANPNDELSLRRIINAPKRGIGPATVTAISNFANEHDITFREALRRADDLGVGPKLRGKIAELAQILDHAEASIDPQRPTGPVLVSKMLETIIEQTGYIEAVRATGNPQDDARAENVEEFINVAKEFDKQHPDGNLVDLLTEVALVAAADDIDHESGAVSLMTLHTAKGLEYEAVFLTGVEEELLPHRMSADEPGGLAEERRLFYVGITRARKVLHLSLAVSRTQYGEASTAMPSRFLDEIPASLIAWRQSPQDVMSRPTLRPTGSSGWGGGERRFGEVRTSNVLEGARGLKEPFNPRRGKRSFDNTVTGAVKDNSALELAHGDRVKHTDFGEGTVRAVLGTGSKRVAEVDFDEVGRKKLLIKVAPLEKL; this is encoded by the coding sequence ATGACCTATCTGTCGTATGACCCCATTCCCGCCGACCTCGTGGACGGCCTGAACCCGCCGCAGCGCGCTGCCGTCGAGTACCGCGGCGACGCGCTGCTCATCATCGCGGGCGCGGGGTCGGGCAAGACGCGTGTGCTGACGCACCGCATCGCCGGGCTCATCGCGACGCGCGAGGCGTGGCCAAGCCAGATTCTCGCGATCACCTTCACGAACAAGGCCGCGGCAGAGATGCGTGAGCGCGTCGGCCACCTGCTCGGCGAGACGGTGCAAGGCATGTGGATCTCGACGTTCCACTCGGCGTGCGTGCGCATCCTGCGCCGGGAGGCCGAGAAGTTTGGCTACCCGCAGGGCTTCACCATCTACGACTCGGCCGACTCGAAGGCACTCGTGAAGCGCATCGTCAAGGCGCTCGAGGCCGAGTCGCTCGGCGTGACGCCGTCACACGCGCTCAACCGCATCTCGGCACTGAAGAACGAGCTCATCGACCCCGACGGCTTCGCACGCAAGGTCGACGCGTCGAACCCGCGTGACCAGCTCGTGCTCGAGATCTACCGGCAGTACCAGCGCGAGCTCGAGCGCAACCGCGCCTTCGACTTCGACGACCTCATCACGCAGACGGTCTGGCTGTTCCGCGCGTTCCCCGACATCGCCGCGCTCTACCGCCGCCGCTTCCGCCACGTGCTCGTCGACGAGTACCAAGACACCAACCACGCGCAGTACGCGCTCATCCGCGAGCTCACGCACGTGACGCCGGCACAGCATGTGCCCGCCGACACCCGCATCGAACTCGCGGCCGACGGTTCGATTCCGCCCGCATCGCTCACGGTCGTGGGCGACTCCGACCAGTCGATCTACGCGTTCCGCGGCGCCGACATTCGCAACATCACCGAGTTTGAGCACGACTTCCCCGGCGCCGAGACGATCCTGCTCGAGCAGAACTACCGCTCGACCCAGAACATCCTCGACGCCGCGAACGCCGTGATCGGCAACAACTTCGACCGCCGCGAGAAGAGCCTCTGGACGGCCGAGGGCGCGGGCCAGCAGATCGTTGGCTTCGCCGGTTTCTCGGCGCACGACGAGGCGCAGTTTGTCGCCGACGAGATCCACAAACTGCACGACTCGGGCACGAACTTCAACGACATCGCGGTGTTCTACCGCACCAACGCCCAGACGCGTGCGCTCGAAGAGATCCTGATTCGCTCGGCCGTGCCGTACCGCCTCATCGGCGGCACGAAGTTCTATGAGCGCGCCGAGGTGAAGGACATCCTCGCGTACCTCCTCAGCGTCGCGAACCCGAACGACGAGCTCTCGCTGCGCCGCATCATCAACGCGCCGAAGCGCGGCATCGGGCCGGCCACGGTCACCGCGATCTCGAACTTCGCGAACGAGCACGACATCACGTTCCGCGAGGCGCTGCGCCGGGCCGACGACCTCGGCGTCGGGCCGAAGCTGCGCGGCAAGATCGCCGAGCTCGCGCAGATTCTCGACCACGCCGAGGCCTCGATCGACCCGCAGCGACCCACCGGCCCCGTGCTCGTGTCGAAGATGCTCGAGACGATCATCGAGCAGACCGGTTACATCGAAGCGGTGCGCGCGACGGGGAATCCGCAGGACGACGCGCGCGCCGAGAACGTTGAGGAGTTCATCAACGTCGCGAAGGAGTTTGATAAGCAGCACCCCGACGGTAACCTTGTCGATCTGCTCACCGAGGTTGCGCTCGTCGCGGCGGCCGACGACATCGATCACGAGTCGGGCGCCGTGTCGCTCATGACGCTCCACACCGCAAAGGGCCTCGAGTATGAAGCCGTGTTCCTCACCGGCGTCGAGGAAGAGCTCCTGCCGCACCGCATGAGCGCGGATGAGCCGGGCGGGCTCGCCGAGGAGCGGCGCCTCTTCTACGTGGGCATCACCCGTGCGCGCAAGGTGCTGCACCTCTCGCTCGCGGTGTCGCGCACGCAGTACGGTGAGGCGTCGACCGCGATGCCGAGCCGCTTCCTCGACGAGATCCCGGCGTCGCTCATCGCGTGGCGGCAATCGCCGCAGGACGTCATGTCGCGGCCCACACTGCGGCCTACCGGTTCGTCGGGCTGGGGCGGGGGAGAGCGCCGCTTCGGCGAGGTGCGCACGAGCAATGTGCTCGAGGGCGCGCGGGGGCTCAAAGAGCCGTTCAACCCGCGCCGCGGCAAGCGCAGCTTCGACAACACCGTGACGGGCGCGGTGAAGGACAACTCGGCGCTCGAGCTCGCGCACGGCGACCGCGTGAAACACACCGACTTCGGCGAGGGCACCGTGCGTGCCGTGCTCGGCACTGGCTCGAAGCGCGTCGCCGAGGTCGACTTCGACGAGGTCGGGCGCAAGAAGTTGCTCATCAAGGTCGCGCCGCTCGAAAAGCTCTAA